Genomic window (Penaeus monodon isolate SGIC_2016 unplaced genomic scaffold, NSTDA_Pmon_1 PmonScaffold_6022, whole genome shotgun sequence):
tttaggtttggggtttggtttttggggttaggattgggttagatttgggattgtttttggttaggtttgggttaggtttggttaggtttaggttatggtttgggttaggtttaggttaggattaggttaggttaggtttaggttaggtttaggtttggtttaggataggtttaggttaggtttggtttaggtttagttttagatttaggttagggtttggttaggtttgggttagatttgggttaggtttggggtaggtttgggttaggtttgggttaggtttgtgttaagtttaggttaggtttgggttagtttaggttaggtttccgttgggtttgggttacgtttaggttaggttttgtgttaggtttaggttatgttttggttatgtttgggttatgcttgggttaggattaggttaggtttgggttatgttatatatatatatatataatatattatatatatatatataaatatatatacatatacatatatataaagtatatacatatatatacatatacatatcgagcccgtttatacatatatgtagatacaatcacacacacacacacacacacaaactcacacacacacacacacacacacaccatatatatatatatatatatatatatatatatatatatatatatatatatatattaggttatgttacatttgcaaaaagcaaggatacctttaggtttaggtttatgttatattaaggtttgatttaggtttaggtttaggttttgccgtgtggaccccggggtagaataggtccaacgtaccctctgcgtgtcgtaagaggcgactaaaagaggttggcggcaggaagggcatccggccgtaaaaacccctgccaagccaatacatgatgcggagaatcaggaatgcagacagagctagggcgtaccccgcaggcgacgcgtcggatgaccgccgtgatccggcgacaaatgggcaacggctaccgtatcaagagcggatacggctaaagaagcaagctcaggaggaagaagaagaagagaggcacggagaaccaccaggaaactacgaatcggcacactcaatgtgggaacgatgactggtagaggaaaggagactgttgacatgatggaaagacggagtatcaacatcctatgcgtacaggagaccaagtggaaaggagcgaaggccAGAGAAAATGGGTAATGGGTAAAAAGATGTACTACGTAGGACACGACACTAGAAGGAACGGCGTCGGGATAATGCTAGACCCTGAGATGAAGGAAGGTATGCTGCGGGTTTTCACAGGGAATCTGACCGTGTGatgtggatgaaggtggaagtggagaacgaACCGGTGAACATCGTATGTGCATACGCACCACAAGTGGGCTGTGACGACGTGGAAAAGGAAGACTTCTGGAGAACAGTGAGCGAGGTCATGGTAAAGATCCCAAGAACTGAGAGAGTCTGGATTGGGGCAGATCTGAATGGACATGTGGGTGGTGGAGCGCAAGGATATGGAGACAACATCGGTAAATTGGGTTTGGAACGAGGAACGAAGAAGGGCAGACCATCCTGGGACTTTGTGGCGGCAAACAACCTGGCGGTCACAAACACCTATTTCAAGAAGAAGGACTCGAGGAGATCACCTACACAAGTGGTGGTGTGAACTCCCAGGTGGACTATGTCATATGCAGGAGAAGTGAGCTGAAAAGAGTACAGGACTGCAAGGTGCTGCCAGGTGAAGCGGTTGCGAAGCACCCCAAAGTGGTCATCTGTACAGCGACCatgaagacagagacaaggaagaaaccggacagaaccaggaagacaagatgtggaaactgaatgagcaggagcacagggaaaagtttgtggagaggtcagggaaggtatggaagcacaggcagagaagacgtgggcggagtccagcagagtgctgactgagacggcaaaggaggtccttggcgtgacatctggaaaaccaggaaagaaggaagagacatggtggtggggagaggaagtccaagacgcagtgaaagaaaagaagagggcgaagaaacagagagatctgaatagatgtgaagagacaatcgaaaggtacaaggcggcgaacaaagctgcgaagagagcgttgcaaaagccaaatcggaagcgtacaaagatctatacgacagtctgaaggacgacgaggaaggccaaaggaaagcgatccggattgcaaaacagaagaaccgagaatcccaagatgtctatcagagcaagcagatgaaaaacacagacggagcggtatgacggaagaaagcgatatcaaaggaaagatggaggtcgtattttgaacaactgataaatgtggagaacgaaagaatcgacagaaaccgtggaagcaagagcagagactgaggtagaggagataagagaagaggaggttgtgaaggctctgaggaagatgaagacggcaaggcgacaggaccggacaacatcccagtggaagcatggagagtactgggccgagcaggcgtgaaaacactcctggaaatcttcaccggaatatggaaagtgagagaatgccagatgagtggagagacagcacgctaataccgatattcaagaacaagggggacatccaggaatgtggtaactaccggggcatcaaactgatgtcacacactctgaaaatatgggaaaggatcatCGATGGAAGACTGAGGGCGATCGTGACGATTTCCGGAGCAACAGTTTCGGTtttcatgccaggcaggtccacgacagacgcaatatttgcgctgagacaactgatggggaaatacagagagggtcaaagggagctgcacagtgtcttcattgacctggaaaaggcatacgatagagtacctagatcggaggtgtggaactgcttgaggctgaaagaggtggagagaagtatgtcaggataatccaagacatgtacgaaggcacgacaacgaaggtgaagtccatagtgggaaccacggacagttccaagtcaaagtgggattgcaccagggatccgcacttagccctttcctctttgcattggtcatagactgcctgacggtagcagtgcagaggacagcaccatgggatctgatgtacgcagacgatgtagcactcaatggagagacgaatgaggaggtggaagagaggttggaacagtggagaaaggcaatggaagagcgaggcatgaaggttagcagacagaagGGCCGAGTACActctgcatgggcgaacaagagccagagagaagtgaggatgcagggagcgaagctaaaccgagtccaagggaattcaagtacctgggctccaggtgcagtgtgacggagggtcggataaggaagtagggaagaggatccaggcaggttggaacgcatggaggaagattactggagtactctgtgacaggaaggcaccaccaaagttgaagggcagactccacaagaccatggtcaggccggcaatgttatacggaatggaagcagtggcggtgacgaaaggccaggaggcaagatgaaggtggcagaaatgaggatgctaaggatcgcgctggggaagacgaggctggataaatccgcaacacaacgatcagagagacccATTGAGTAGGAAGCTCGGGGAGGAAGCTGAGGGCTGCAGACTCAGTTGGCtggacacgtgacaaggagagaggacgagtacgtgggcaagagggtgaggagactggtgttgggagaagaaagaggaagaccgaagagagattggaggattgcctcaaggaggacatggagacggctgAGTGGAACggaggggaggccctggatagggcagagtggagaggaagatccgcaccggcgaccccagttgaactggtacaaaagcctgtagaagaagagaagagagatttagGTTTATCGACATTTTTAGATAGTTTGTAGGTTAGGGTTAaggataggtttaggtaggtGTAGTAGGTTTAGTtaagtttaggataggtttaaggttaggtttaacGTTTTCGTTTGGGATATGTTTTCGGTTATGTTTGGTTTAGGTTTCGATTAGTTTGGGTTCGGTCTAGTAGTTGGGTAAGGTTGGTTTTCGATttagggttggttaggttaggtttggttgggtttggttaggtttaggataggttttggtaggtttaggttaggattaggttaggtttgggttatgtttagtTGGTTTGATTAGCTTTTTGGGGTTAGATTTGATTTAGTTAGGttatgtttggtttggtttggttaggttttcttaggttatgttaggttttggttagttagtttatgtttgggttaggttaggtttagggtttggttagtgTTTTgagttagttttaggttaggttgggttacattgtgggttaggtttggggtaggttgggttaggttttaggttagttttgggtttaagTTTGGGtaggttgtgttttggtttggtttgagtTTTAGGttagtttgtgttaggtttatgttaggtttgggttaggtttaggttaggttttgtgttaggtttggtaaaggagggagagaggttttgggttaggtttgggttaggtttatttatgtttttttgggggaggggagagaaggagttttttgagggggggggggggggttttttttttttttttatttgagagaggagagagggagagaaggagggggaaaagttttgggggggggggggttttttgagttaggtttgggttaggtttaggttaggtttaggttaggtttccgtTTGGGTTAGGGTTACGTTTATGGTTTccttttgggttaggttgggtagtTTAAGGTTTATGTTTTGGTTAATGTTTGGTTATGTGTGGGTTAAGGGTTAGTTAAgtttgtctgttattttttggGTGTAGTTTGGGTTAGGCTCAGaaatttaggtttggtttggttgtttttaggttaggtttacgttagttTGGGGTTAgtttgtttaggttttggttaggtttaggttaggttcggttagattaggttaatttggttaggtttgggttggtgggTTAGATTTGCGTTAGCTTAGTTTGCGTTTTAGGTTAGGtgttgtgttaggtttaggttagtttaggttaggtttgggggttaggtttgggttaggttttggtttagaaataaaaa
Coding sequences:
- the LOC119571366 gene encoding uncharacterized protein LOC119571366, with product ESDRVMWMKVEVENEPVNIVCAYAPQVGCDDVEKEDFWRTVSEVMVKIPRTERVWIGADLNGHVGGGAQGYGDNIGKLGLERGTKKGRPSWDFVAANNLAVTNTYFKKKDSRRSPTQVVV